GACACCAAAGTAGATACTGGCCGACTGCATTCCAAGCAGAGCAGTGCCCACCCTGGGGCGACGTGCCGCTTGGATTCTGAGACCTGGCTtggagggcagctggctgtgcgGAGTTGGGGCCGTTTTATTTTGTTACGTCGCAGTTGCAGAAGGGAGCAGTGTGTGGGAAGGACTGGCTACCGAGGACTGCCTGGCGAAGCCTCCTGAGGTCCCCAGAAGGAAGGGGTCCTCACAGGCAGACCCTTATTACCTCCAGGCCAGGTCACCTGCCAAGAACAGTGGGGAGTGAGGGCTCGCCGAGCTGCACCACGCCCGGAGGGTCTGGCGCTGTTCCGAGGGATGAAGCCCACCACGGCGCATGCCTTCCCATGCGGAGTTGGGGTGCAGTGTCTGCTGCGGGGCTCCGAGCTGCTTCAGATGAAAAGCCTTGCAGGCACTTGCCTTCTAAGCACTGAATTCTCGGTGCCTCTCGCTTTACAGGAACCTGTAGCTCGGTTCTTAAATTTCTTTCGCCGCCAAGTAGCATTTATCCCCTTGCTCACCTCCGTGCACTCGATAGAAGAGAACAAGCCCCAGACACCTGGCCAAATCCCTCAGAACACGAGCTCaaaagggaggaggcagggagggaaggaccTGGGCAAACACAGTGCCATTGATTCTTGCCCAGTTTGGACAGTTCCTTGTAACTCACTCACCATTGAAAAATGGCTATTAGCTCTTTATCTAATATCTGCAATAATAAGACTTCTGGAAATGTGTGAACAAATGCCCTTTAATGAAGCTCCTTTGCCAGAGAATAGTTCAGGTGGTCGAAGCTGTCATTCAACAGTGGTGTCTTTGCTTCTGGTAGAAATTTCCTTCCCACAGGCTTTTATGCTCAGAGTCCAGTTCCTCTGTCCCAGGTCAGCTGCTGACTGCGGGTGGGCGGTGAGTCGGCGGGATACGTGACCGCCCCGCGTCCCTGCCCTGACCTGCCTCTCCCCGTCTGCTCCCAGTACAGTCTGGTCTGTTGTGAAGAGCATCCTTAGGAAGGAGGGTCCCTTGGGCTTCTACCAGGGACTCTCGAGCACTTTACTTCGAGAAGTACCTGGCTATTTCCTCTTCTTTGGCGGCTATGAACTGAGCCGGTCATTTTTTGCATCAGGAAGATCAAAAGATGACCTAGGTAAGTGTTCGCGTGGACGGCAGTTGGGTTCGAGCATCTGGGCTTCCCAGTGGCGCCCCCTGGGGGTCTGCATGCAGGACGGCAGTGAGCGCCTCTCCCTCTGGGCACCGTCCTCGGGATGGGCTGCAGCAGTGCAGGCACACCTCACTGGGATGTTTGTTAATTTGCTGTGCATCCATTTTAGGGGAGAAGCCCCGTTCCCTGTGGGGAGCCAGCAGTAAATGGGGAATCCCCTCACAGTAAGCTCAAAACCTGGGGACACATCTTGGGCGTGTTTTGAGGGCAGTGAAGGTACAGTTCTTTCTAGCGTGGCCCGTTCTGCTGTTGGACACAACTGCATCCATGTCCGACTCACGGGGCTGATTCCTTTTAAACACCCCCCCCAGTGTTGGGGACCTCTCCTGGGCTAAGTGCTGTTTAATAAGACGGCTCCGGTTTCCCgtggtgaaggaaggaagaatcaGCTGTGGGGCATTAAAATGCTGCAGCAGGTCAGAGTGACAGAGTGAAAGGACGCGGCCTGGGCTTCAGCGGCCTCTGTTCCCGGTCTTCACGGCAGGCCTGCCCACCATGCCAGGGCCTGTTCTGCGGTGATGCAGGGAGGCCCAGCTACCAGACGGAAGCCTGTGCAATCTGACACCCCCTCCGAGAATCACGTCCCTGGGATTTCTGTTGGCACCTGCCTGCCGCTGCTGTTGCGCTGAGCCCTGGGACTGTGGCACTGGCTTGTCCCAAGGCCACCTGTTGGCTAACTTTCTTCTCAGGCCCCGTCCCTCTGATGCTAAGTGGTGGAGTTGGTGGAATCTGCCTCTGGCTGGCTGTTTACCCAGTGGACTGTGTCAAATCCAGAATTCAAGTTCTTTCCATGTCCGGAAAACAAGCTGGATTTATCGGAACCTTCATAAGTGTTGTGAAAAACGAAGGTGAGTCAGCTGTCGGCCGAAGCAGAGCCGTGCACAGAGCGGCCGTCTGCCGGCTGGCGTGCCGGGTCCAGGTGGATTGGCACGGGCCTCCTGCCTGGTGCCCTTGTTCTAGCTGTGCGTGTTATCCATGTGGGTGGGTTTCGGTTTCTAAGCCACTTTCTTTAGCATACTTTCGTTATTCTCAGGAATGTTTAAAGTCCTTATTCCTGACGTGTAGACCGGGATTCTTTGTTCTAAGTGGACTggaggaattttttaaatacagacttTGTCTAAGGAGACACGAGTTTTGAGGTTAGCACCACTCGTTTTACATAACAGATATTTTCAGAAGATGACTTCTAACAGAAACACTCAGGGATTTCAAAGAAGGTACAGTGCCTCTAATGCTAAGTCTTCTGGGGTTAGAAATGCACTAAGTGATTTCTGAAGGTGATCAGCCACCAATTTTGAGGGTATACAGGAGGATAAAGATTTTCCAAGTAATGTTTGTATCAAGCCAGCTTTACACCAGTAGTAAGTGAAGCCCTGTCCTTCCCGCACGTACAGCTTAACCCTGGGACTGTGAGATTGTCTGGATTTTAAAAGGGAGAACACAGCAACAGTGTACAGAAACTGTTCCATTTCAATCCCAAATAGAGCGCCGCATCGTGTATATTCCTAGCAGTGACCCCTCTTTAAATTTGCCTGACCCCCTGTGGTTTTCAGAGCACTCCCCCTCCCGTACCTGATTAGATCTTCATTACCACAGTGCTGGCGCCAGAagctggtgtctgacttcagggcCAGGCTCTTGGCTTCGCGGCCCTGCGGCTGCCTCCCCATGGCCCTGTGCTGCCCCATCTGCCCCCGTGAGCCcgcagccctgcccagcccactcACCAGGAGCTAACCGGGCATCAGCCAGCTGTTCCGGGACGCTTGACGGGACGCTTGTCCTTGTTCGGTTAGTTGTTAGTTCCGTTAGTCCAGGGAAATTTGGGAGTGAGTCCTTCCATCACCTGTTGGGTTCCGGGCGTCGTCTGGATGTAAGTGCAGGAACACCTGTGCCGTGCAGCTTCATGGGATTTTTCCAAGGAGGGGTATCTCCGTCTTTGACCGCCCTGTGTCTTCTAGGAGTGACGGCCTTGTACTCTGGACTGAAGCCTACAGTGATCCGAGCATTCCCTGCCAACGGGGCGCTGTTCCTGGCCTATGAGTACAGCAGGAAGCTGATGATGAACCAGTTCGAAGCGCACTGAAGCGCTCTGGGGAACCAAGAGCAGAGCGCGCGCGTCTGGGGACGACGGCGGAGCCCTTGTTCCCTGGTCTCCCCTTATTCTACCCTAAATCTTAATGGAAGGGCCTCTGTTTTGTGTCATATCATACAACTTCTGCCCATCACTGTTCTGAAATAGAAAGGTTGCTGCTCTTGTCCTCGGTGGGACCTTTCAGGGGGTGCTGCTGGCCCCAGTGAAAGGCTGCGTGTGGTTCTGTTGGGTTTCACATGCACCGGCGTGTGCTCTTGCAGTCTGGAtggctgtgtgtggctgtgtgtggctGAGTGCTGAGTGAAGCGCGGTTTGGTTGTGTGTGTCACATCAGATCACAccagagaagcccagaggtgCCACGTTTGTGACGGTCACACACGATCGATGAGCCTATTCTAGTTGTAGGGTCCCTTTAAAATCTGCTTAGCATGTGCACTGTACTAGGggattatagtttttaaaaagttttcctgGGGTGCTTGAAAACTAAAATTCCATCTAGATTTTGAAGAGGACAATATACGTACACACTGGTGTGGCTTCCACGTTCCTGATTTAAGTTGTGTGGGCATCCTGCATTCTCCCAAGGGGCTCTAGTGTTAAAATAGTGCCATTCATTCTGAGGTGGGACCATATTCCACTCTGACACCTGCTGGATGTGGCCTTGGGCGTcaggccctggggaggcagcCTGGCCTGCATGCGGCCAGcgtctctcttcctctcccaacGAGCTGCCCTCTGCCAGGCTTTGGGCGGAGGAGGGGCTGAGCTACTCCACTGTGTGAAGGCCTCGCAGCGGACCACCGCCCTTAGCTGCTTCTCTGGGCCCTGGCCCAGGCAGGACTCCGGAGTAGGCTGTTGGACTGTCCAGGGGCTGTTGACCTACTGTGGACACTCACTCGCTGGAAACCCTTCCGAGGAGCAGAGCCCTTGTTCCCTGTCTGGTACCGAGTGATGGTGCCTGCGGGCGACGTGAAGCCCTCTCCTCCTGGAACTGGACAGAGCACAGCGCTCGCACTCCACAGCGAGTAAGGTCGGCGCTGACCCGTCTGAGTCCGTGACTCCTGGTCACGCTTCTACAGCATCACAACCTTTCACATTTGGAACTGGCAGTCAGTGAATTTTGTTGATAATTGTTTAAGGGGTATGACTGTAAAGCAGTGAAACAAGACAAGTGGCCATAGGAAACCGCGCCACGTGCTCACACAGCGGAAGAGCCCGTCCATCCGACGCCCGCAGACCCAGGGATGGGCGGTGTTGGGCAGTGCAGTGCAGGAGGCCCTTCGTGTCACCACCGAAGCCGGCCTCAGCCTTCTGTGCTGCTGCAGGGGCTTGGCGAGGAGTGTCCTCACAGCCTGACATCCTGCCGGCAGGAGTGCAGACCTCGTGTGACACCTCTGCCCTCCTTGAGCCTTGTTCTCTGCGGCGTCTGGTACCTGGCACGTGCAGAAGCCAGAGGCTCGGGGAAGCAGGGTGCCGACAAACGGCTGCGGGACAGACGTGGCAAACATGTGCAGAGTGGGTGCTTCGTGTCTGTGTTCTGGTGCTGTGACTGGTCTTCAtttgcttaaaaaattttttttctgccttttctctccaTACTTAAAAGGTTGGTAGCTACTGAGTGGTGCTTCATCTGAACAGGCCCGGactgaagcaaaacagaaaacgGGACTGGCTTCTGGCAGGAAGCGAGCCGCCTTAGAGTTCGTGGTCCCCTGCTGCGGGCCGGGAGCCCATCCGTGTCAGCCCTTTGCCAGGAGACCTCACACGTTGTCCTTTAGAGATTTAACTAAACATCTTCAATAGAAACCTTCAGAGGCAAGTTAAGACTAAGTGGGAATAAGGAAGGAACTTAAATCGggaatatcttcttccattttcttcattcatggTTCAGTATTTGGGTACATTTTGTACCTTTTCAGATCTGTACTCCAGAGAAATAATAGAGTAACTTGAAATACTGTGTTTAAGAAATTCAAGAGTTCTATCATTAAATTATGTAcctaatatttttaagtgtacgaTGCATTTTTAAGTACTTTACATCCATGCTAGGAACCACCTGTAAATGTTTAAGAATTATGTATGTACTATTTCAAGgtggttttaaaaaagttttatttaattgttttttgttGTCGGCAGGAGTCCTGATGTAAAGTCCATTGTAGGTGAACTGACAGTACATGTTCTGCACACTCGCAGTTAGAAGCTTGGCCCCTGGaatcctctccctcctccaggcaGAGGGCAATGGGACCACTTGGGCAGGGTGCCTTTCCAGTTTTTAAACAGTTAAATTTCTTGGTACTAAGTTCTGGGTATTTGTACTATAGGCTGACAAGTTCTATTTAAGAAAACCAGTATCATTTTGATATATTATGATGTGAGTTACTTGAGTTTGTGCAATGAATTCTTCACAAGAAAGCAACACCCCAGACCAGAAGGCCCTCAACAATTTTTCTCTACATGAGCAAAAAGCAGATAGTGTGGTAGCTCAGACTTACCAGGCATTGTGATGCATCTCAGGTTAGGGAAGATAAACCCCAGGTGCACTACCCTTGTTTCAAAAAGCAAGATTCTCAAAAATGGgggttttccttcctttcttattgTGGCTACTGAAAAAGCACTCTCCTCACTGAGCTGCCTCGGTGCTTTCGACCCGTCTGCCTAAGCCTGCCCCCGACCTGCCCTCCCTGGATGGTCGCATGAATTTTAAAGGAAACAGTACGAGCTGTTCTGCCACAGCACGTTTCCCTAGTGTGGAAGGAGGCACATGCCTCCAGGGGGAGGCCGATTAGGAGGCGCAGGATGGAAACTCCTCAGAAAAGCAGAAAGCCTCcggctgggcagctgtgctcgCAGCTGGAACCCTCGTAGGCCTTATGACAGCGGCCACACGAGCCCCTGGCCACAGGCGAGGGCCGCACAGCCTCCATGCCTCTGTGACGGCGTCTCCTGGCTCAGACCTGTGCCCACCGGGCATCCACCAGCCCTGCTCAATTAAAGAGCTGCCGTGGTTCCCCTAATGAAGCGCTGTGGTGACCTCTGCCAGCTGGGCTGCCCACTGGGCAGCCAGTGCCTAGCAGACCCCCAAACCCTTGTCCCCTTCATTACTGTGCTTTTTGCAGAGGGCAGGGCTTTATTCCAGCAGAGGTGCTGGTTCTGCCTGTCATTCCTGATGGATTCACCTTGGTCTGGATCGCGGACAGCCTGCCAGTCAAAGGAACATCGCTCAAATAGGGAGAATTTCAATGAGGCTGAAAAAAGAGCTGTTTTTAAGGACAGTTATGGCCTAAGGACAAAAATGGCAGTGAAGGTACTTAGACTAAAACAATACCCGTAGCAAAGAGAAAATGGACATGGGACTAGCTGGTGTTTGTAAGGAAAGGGGGGCCTGCCCGCACAGATGTCCCCAAGCTTGGGTAGGGGCTGTGGGTTTTAAGGTAAACCTAGGTTTCCCCAGGCAGACTCCCTTTGACTTCGCTAGTGATGTCACACAAAAGCGGAAGTTACTGTAAATTCTTTATCCTTCATATTACGAGACTCTGTGCCCTCCCAATGCCTGGGTGTAATgaaagaggggaaggaggaacACAGGAGAAAAGGCGGGTGAACATTCCTCTGGGTTTAAGACCGTCTTTGGTGCCAGTTGATCTCTGTTAACAGACAGTTTGTAAATCAAgtggagaaataaaagaattgcCCGTCTCATAAATCTGAAGgttacaaataaaacaaagcagGGAAAAATACTTGtccaaaaatatataagtaaatgaaataagcccACAATATTGAGGGGAAATCACAGTTTTTGAGTAGcaagtattttgatagggaagtTGTATTTCAAAGTTCTGAAAAGTGGTGACGTCTCTGTACTATGTTCTGAATTTATCTCAACATGGATGAAACCGTATGAAGTAAGTTCCTTCAAAACAAAAATTGCCATTGACATTTTATCTTCTATGCATTTAATAGGTTTCTAAGaaacatatgtacatgtatgtaaaCAAGGATGCTAGTGGGGAAGTGGGTTTAGAAGACGGCAGGAAGTAGCAGGGGGTGTGGAGAGCGCGGTTCTGTCCTGGAAGGGGGGCAGCACAATTAGGTGCCAGCCAAGGCCTCATCAAAACAGACCTCAACCGCAAACCCGGGACGGTAAACGCTCCATGTTTTGGGTTTATGGGGATTATCCAATTCAGTTCTTGAAAGATAAAGcctagaatagaaaaaaatcattacagCTTACTTTAGGGCTATGCAGTGGTGCACTGCTGGCCGTGCATGGGCTCAGCTCTGTTTCTGCATCTCTGCCGTCCGTCCCACTTTCTCTAGCAACAAGCGAAATAATGTTTAGTAACAGACACATCAGTAGTGACACGTCACGCGATTCTTTTAACATTGCCTTTTGTGGAGTTATGGACATCTGGGTCTTGataaaacaaatttctgtatGTGACAGAAATCAGCCAGAGAGATGAGATGTGGATGAagcccagtaaaaaaaaaatactgtcttttaaaaTGAGAAGTTGACATTTTTGGTTAGTTGACAAGTCTTGTAActaataaaaactaataaaaaagtaTATGGAAATTTAAATATTACATCTTTAGGAACATGTAAGagtggagagaaaaatgatctTTTTGCCCCTGCAATATGAACATGGAGTCCAGGGGAACAAGTGTGTCCTGTAACTAAAGAACCACCTCTCAAGAGTAGTACCGAATGAAGTTCCACACCGACCTCTATTTGACAGACTTTTGCTCATTTTATGAGTCAAAGTTTGTATACATCCAGGGGGAAAAGTCAGTAAAAATTTTCCATCAAATCCAAAGTTCACTCTGTCAAGAGCCCCCGGATCAGTGTGTGTTCGGTGCAGGTGTGTAGGCCGGGTGCTGGCTTGGCTGTGGCCGTGCTGGACTTGTGTGGTCAGATGTAGTTCACATTGGAAGAAGAGGCCAGGGTTGTATGTGATGAGACCAATCGATTCATGGCACATACAATTACTACTTCAAAACTCAACCTGCGTGATAATTTTtgagtatttgtccttttatgttgCATGGTACGGTGATACCAGTGGTCTCAATTTCAGCTGAAGAACAAATGCTTCTTGAGTGGAAAAACCTCTAGACTCAAGAATGAGTTTCCAGATATGTTGGAAGGTTCTTTGTAAGAATAATCTTCAAATCaataatcacttttaaaaaagGTTGCCGAATCCAGTGActagaaaatcatttttaaatgggagATGACTAAACCAATGAGTTTTTAAGGGTGTCTTCACTGGTATATATTGTGCCTCAGAGCTTAAGCCCTCGGTGTAAGTGTGCCACCGGGTCTAAAGCAGTTGAAGACCCCCCCGCCCCTCCCTTTGGGGTGGGATTTGGTGGTGGTCAGTCATCAATGAAGCAATACGTGCTGATGACCTGACGTGCGCAAGGGACTGGCAGCCCCACTGAACTCCCATGGGAGGGCGCTAGTGGTGCGCTCGAGGTCTGCCTGTAATGCGCTGTGACATGCTGCGGTCCTTGGCGTGGGCCTGAGGAAAGTGCAGCTGGGGTCTCAAGAACAGCTATATTTTTGAACCAGCCAGGTGAAGGCGGGTGAGGTAAAGAACAGTGGTGAGCCGAGGGCTTTCCGGTTTCTGCAAACGGAGTTCATGGTGGTCAGCACAAGACTTGCCATTACACCTTACACAGACATGGAAGATTAAGCTGTTTCTCCTGGATTATATCGTCACCATACCTGTTACTTTGTATGAAAGATGTATGGAACCAGAAGAAAAATGGGCAGTTGTCATAGTATTTAGGAAGATCCTAAAAAAGACATATTGAAAAAACAGGttatttttcatagtaaaatGGATACCAAGAACTAATCCCAAAGGGATTCAAGTTcctatatttctgtatttatcaAACAACTGTGTCCACTAAGCAGGCTTCACCCAACCCAGGGAGGGGCTTGAAGACATTGctgttcctttttcttgctgtttctataaaaattttcaaagaaatgcattttttctAAGATATTTATAAATCAGACACTTCTAATCTGGTTTAGACAGTGCTAAACAATCTGCTACTTCCGCTGAAGTGTGTCATCCATCGCTCCAAGGAACAGCTGCATTGGATAACTAGCCATCATTAAGgatgaaagaaactaaaatttTGGAAAGTGCTTCCATCTTGCGGCCCTTGAAAACCACAAGGGACAGATATTACCGACATCCCCGAGGGCAGCGCCCCTGATGCCAGCGCTTCCGAGGTGGGGCAGGGGCGTGGGGTGAGGATCATGATTCGTTTTTCCTGACTGATGAAAAATGCAGAGgtgaaaataagaaagaacaggAGGggccccatcttaaggctaagattccattttttaaaaacccagggagttaggaggtaagattcctaacattctATGGTCATCAGCCAGTAACCAACCCTATCCTCAGGTGGGGCAGGCAGTCCTGAATGATATGTCCCCCTGCTTGAGGGTCACCgctgtcttggagaagaacaggaccaAGAAATTCCATGTGTTGttcatcttacagaatatctagaggactgactgtgtgTGGTGACATGTGTCCCCTGAGAGAGACATCTTGAGACCACATGCTCCCTCGGCCCTTTACCAGATTCCTGAAATCCTTAAAATCCCGAATCCTAGGCCTTTAAGCACAGCACCTGTCCTCTGAGGCCGCCTGCACTTCCTTTTCTTTGCGTGTGAGCTTTGTAAATAAAACCTTGCTGCTCAGCTTATTGTAGTTTGTCTTTGTGCTCTTCAAAACTTGTCCAGAAGTTAGTAAGAGCCCCCGGCCCCCCGTGGCAAGCATCTTTgctattttgctatttcattctattttctagacttaagctagtctctctctctctctctctctctctctctctctctctctctctctctctctccgtcCTACCCCAGACAagcagggaagggctactgagcgCTCTGAGTGGGCCTGCAAGGTCCCGTCGCCTGGGAGACCCGGACAGGACTGTGGCTGTACGGTCAcgctctttagcagcctgcctgagaATCTCCTTTGTttctgggaagttctcagaacacaatctcactccacccagtgctctgcggctcccccaaatcctggggtggtggggacttAGTTCTCACGCCCTGCAGTCAAgcggacactggacaccaggtgacgcTGGCCTTAGGAGTTGGGCAGGGGATCAGCCCAGTGCCGAGCCGGAGTTCAGTGAGCTGCTCCCCACTGCCCTTCCCTGCTCGCTGCTGCCCGCACAGCTGCTGCCCTTCCCTGCTGCTCCCGCGCCAGTGAACTCCTTCCTTACCCGCACTCGTCCGACCTGCTGgggaattctttctccatcagagtcaagaaccgtGAACGGGCTGAGtgcagggagatctccccagatGGGGTCACTCCACAACACTTCTGCTTAGAGACCACTGACCGAGAGACGGTGCCTGCTGGCTGCATTATTCCCAGGTAACCAGCCATCCGGGACTGTCCCGGGCACTTGCTTCCGCACAGTCACAATCTCAGTGTTTAATGGATCCTCCCCTGACAGGGAGCAAGCAGGGTGTCAGGAGGGCCCAGGAACATGATCACTTGTTGGCAGTTCCGGCTGCTGACTTAATAGGACAATGAGCTGGAATGACTGAGGCTTAGAAATTTGTGACGAACAGAATAATACTCAGACATCCTCATTTTTCATGAAGTAAATATtggatttaaaatattatttgtaatgtACTATATCAATTCAGAGGAAAGTAAAATCTCCCtcgttttaaagtattttatgaaTTATGGGGAGCAATATGTTTTAAAGATACTGAACAAAATATCACTGCCATGCAGTACAACATTCCTTCGTTTTTTTAACATCcaggtttttgtatttttctttatttgaaaatgactaCATACAAATTGTACAGAATTTAGGAAAAAATGAGAGATCTGccttgtttttctctccctcctgggCTAGGGGTTGACATCTATCATCTCCCTTGAAAGTTGTAGCCTAGGGAATCCCAAACCAGAATCACTCAAAAACCAGAGGAGAATAAGGACAGAGGTTGTTTCTGGATTACTCACCGGACAGAAAAACTGCATTTTCACATCATCATACAGAGGTGGACAGTTGACCAGGTTAAATATCGCTCTGTCTGCTTCAGCATCGTGAGTCACCTGCGGAGGAGCACAAGGATCCCAGAACTGTCAACCTAGCTGACGATGAAATAGTGACAGGGAGATCCATGTCATTCAAACCTCCTGGCTTTATGTTGGGAAAATACCGAAAAGCTCTATTTTGAAGTCAGCATTCACACTCAGAATGCAAGGCACGATTGGTCAGGTTTTATCAGCAATGTTTTTGATGGAATCACAGGCCTTGTCCATAGACTGCTGATAGAGTGACCAAAGATTGGTCATTTCTGGAATGGGCAACTTTGGAGCTAAGGTGAGTTTCTGTTACTGACTGGCCCTTGTAGACTAATGGCGCCCACATGAGA
This genomic interval from Manis javanica isolate MJ-LG chromosome 1, MJ_LKY, whole genome shotgun sequence contains the following:
- the SLC25A15 gene encoding mitochondrial ornithine transporter 1 isoform X4 — encoded protein: MKSSPAIQAAIDLTAGAAGGTACVLTGQPFDTMKVKMQTFPSLYRGLSDCCLKTYSQVVQKVVGLDKQAKLSDLQNAAAGSFASAFAALVLCPTELVKCRLQTMHEMETSGKITRSQNTVWSVVKSILRKEGPLGFYQGLSSTLLREVPGYFLFFGGYELSRSFFASGRSKDDLGPVPLMLSGGVGGICLWLAVYPVDCVKSRIQVLSMSGKQAGFIGTFISVVKNEGVTALYSGLKPTVIRAFPANGALFLAYEYSRKLMMNQFEAH
- the SLC25A15 gene encoding mitochondrial ornithine transporter 1 isoform X3, giving the protein MKSSPAIQAAIDLTAGAAGGTACVLTGQPFDTMKVKMQTFPSLYRGLSDCCLKTYSQVGFRGFYKGTSPALIANIAENSVLFMCYGFCQQVVQKVVGLDKQAKLSDLQNAAAGSFASAFAALVLCPTELVKCRLQTMHEMETSGKITRSQNTVWSVVKSILRKEGPLGFYQGLSSTLLREVPGYFLFFGGYELSRSFFASGRSKDDLGPVPLMLSGGVGGICLWLAVYPVDCVKSRIQVLSMSGKQAGFIGTFISVVKNEGVTALYSGLKPTVIRAFPANGALFLAYEYSRKLMMNQFEAH
- the SLC25A15 gene encoding mitochondrial ornithine transporter 1 isoform X2 yields the protein MKSSPAIQAAIDLTAGAAGNSRENPVFCSGGTACVLTGQPFDTMKVKMQTFPSLYRGLSDCCLKTYSQVVQKVVGLDKQAKLSDLQNAAAGSFASAFAALVLCPTELVKCRLQTMHEMETSGKITRSQNTVWSVVKSILRKEGPLGFYQGLSSTLLREVPGYFLFFGGYELSRSFFASGRSKDDLGPVPLMLSGGVGGICLWLAVYPVDCVKSRIQVLSMSGKQAGFIGTFISVVKNEGVTALYSGLKPTVIRAFPANGALFLAYEYSRKLMMNQFEAH